ATGGCAATGCGATCGGCATTAAGCGACCCGCTGAACTTAAGATTTTTGATCACCGCCAGGGCGTGCGCCACCATGGCGACCTGCAGGCTGTGTTCAGAGACATTTTCGGTGCGCACGTTGCGCATCAGCGGCCAGCGATTGATCAGCTTAAGACGGGAGAGGTGAGCAAAGAAGTGGCTTTGTGTCATGCGCGTTCCTGTTGGCAGGCAGGGGAGAGACCGGCTCTCCCCAAATAGCGTCAGTATACGCGGGCGGGATTACTGACGATAGCCTTGCAGGAAACGACCAAATTTATTAATCGCCATCTCCAGATCATCGACGCGAGGCAGCGTAACGATGCGCAGGTGATCGGGCCACGGCCAGTTAAAAGCACTGCCCTGAACCAGCAACACTTTCTCCTGTAACAGAAAATCCAGCACCATCTTCTGATCGTCAAAGATGTTGAATTTTTTGGCATCGATTTTCGGGAACATATAGAGCGCGCCCTGCGGCTTCATACAGCTGACGCCAGGAATATCGTTAATCAACTCCCAGGCGCGCTGGCGCTGTTCATAGAGACGACCGCCAGGCATGATAAATTCGCTGATGCTCTGATAACCGCCCAGTGCCGTCTGAATCGCATGCTGCGCCGGTACGTTGGCACACAGTCGCATCGAGGCGAGCATTTCCAGCCCTTCGATGTAGCCTTTCGCATGTTTCTTCGGCCCGTTCAGTACCATCCAGCCCTGACGGAAACCAGCCACGCGATAGGTTTTGGAGAGGCCATTGAACGTCACGGTCAGCAGATCGGGTGCCAGCGCCGCGATGCAGTGGTGTTGTGCGTCATCGTAGAGGATCTTGTCGTAGATCTCGTCGGCGAAAATGATCAGGTTATGCTGACGCGCAATTTCAACCACCTCTAACAGCAGTTCTTTGCTGTAGACGGCACCGGTAGGGTTATTCGGGTTGATAATGACGATGCCGCGGGTGCGGGGCGTTATCTTGCTGCGAATATCATCCAGGTCAGGGAACCAGCCAGCTGACTCGTCACAAAGATAGTGCACCGCTTTACCGCTGGAGAGGGAAACCGCAGCCGTCCATAACGGATAGTCGGGAGCCGGCACCAGCATTTCGTCGCCGCTGTTCAGTAAGGCCTGCATCGCCTGCACGATAAGCTCTGACACACCGTTGCCGATGTAGATATCTTCTACCGTGACATCGCGCATGTCGCGTGCCTGGTAGTGCTGCATGATCGCTTTACGGGCGGAATAGAGACCCTTGGAGTCGCAATAGCCCTGCGAGCTGGGAAGGTTACGAATAACATCGACCAGGATCTCATCCGGTGCTTCGAAACCAAACGGCGCCGGGTTGCCGATGTTCAGCTTCAGAACTTTATTACCTTCTTCTTCGAGGCGTTTAGCCTCTTTCAATACCGGGCCACGGATGTCATAGCAGACGTTATCGAGTTTTCCGGATTTATCAATTTGAAAAGTCATTGTTACCGCCTTAATGGGCAGAATCCTTTTGGCTGCCGCAGAATTCGAACCAGCACAATGTACTCTCCTGACGGTCACAAAAGAAGGGTGCCGCCCCGTTTTGGCGGGTTCAACACCTTTTTGCACAGTGCGCAGCGTAAAAAATAAGGGTTAAAGCCGGATGTGGTTAATAATCCCATAAATAGTGATTAAGGCAGGATTTAAATGTGCACAAAGCACTGCTGAGCCAACATCTGGCTCTGACATTAAGAAAGCTATGCGTACGTTATCGAAATAACCGTTTTCTTTGCACCTGAAATATACCCTTAGAGAAATAGTTAAAGGATATTTTATAAATGTTCATTTTATGGACGATTTTATAACGTGCGTAATGATTACGCCTTAACGCTGCTTAAGAGTGCTGTGTTTAAGGCCTTGTGATCGCCGGAAAAGTATCAAAAGAAGCCTTTAAGATGGCTCGCTAATCGCAGGATAGTGAGCACTACTTAACACTTCTTCACTAAATTTCAGAACGTTGAAGGCTTAAAAAGTGATCAATAATGTGGCATAAGGGTCCGGAAATGCGTTTGCCTCAAAATTTACAGCGCTTTTCACAAAATCATTTCCATTTTGAAGTCAAAAATGATTAAGTATAATTTATTATTTAGTGCACTAAGCCGCTTCGTCTTAATGGCCCGCAAAGTGCGATTTTTAGCCCGCCCGATTCTTTCAGGTGGGAATAAGACAACTACGCAGCTTCCTGCATTTGCGCACCCAGCGCCATCGGTTCAGAAGTTGTATCTGTCTTAATAACACTGTGACCCCTTCAGGTGAGTCAACAGTGCAGGTACCACATAAAAATTTTTTTTGTGTCAGTCTTCACACAGGACTGTCATTAAGCACCATTACTGCTTATCACTTTGATAAGCTTGTAATAACACCAGGGTAGTAGTTCGTAAAAATCTTATAAGTGAAGAAAAAACATGACTAATGCAAATCGTCCGATACTGAATCTCGACCTCGATCTGCTGAGAACCTTCGTTGCCGTTGCGGATTTGAATACCTTTGCGGCAGCCGCTGCAGCGGTCTGCAGAACCCAGTCAGCAGTCAGTCAGCAGATGCAGCGTCTGGAGCAATTGGTAGGTAAAGAGCTGTTTGCCAGACATGGACGTAATAAGCTTCTGACAGAGCACGGTATCCAGCTTTTAGGCTATGCGAGAAAAATTCTTCGTTTTAACGACGAAGCCTGCACGTCTCTGATGTACAGCAACATTCAGGGCGTTCTGACCATTGGTGCCTCTGATGACACCTCTGACACTATTCTGCCGTTCCTGCTAAACCGCGTGACCTCGGTTTATCCGAAACTGGCAATCGATGTGCGGGTTAAACGTAATCCATTTATGATGGAAATGCTCAATCAGGGTGAAGTGGACCTGGTTGTGACGACGTCCAGCCCGGGTAACTTTACCTATCAGGTTCTGCGTACTTCACCTACCTTGTGGTACTGCGCAGCGGACTACATCTTCCAGCGCGGCGAAGCCATTCCATTGGTACTGCTGGATGAGCCAAGTCCTTATCGTGATATGGCCATTGATCATCTTAATGAAGCCGGTATTCCGTGGCGTATTTCTTACGTCGCGTCAACGCTGGCTGCAGTGCGAGCTGCGGTGAAAGCCGGTCTGGGTGTGACTGCACGTCCGGTTGAGATGATGAGTCCGGAACTGCGTGTTATGGGTGCAGCTGAAGGCCTGCCGGTTCTGCCAGATACGCAGTATCTGCTGTGCCGTAATCCTGACAGCGATAATGAACTGGCACTGGCTATCTTCAATGCCATGCAGTCCACCAATGATCCGTATAACCTGAGCAACAATCCAGACGGTACATTGCTGCTGGATGACGAAGAGTAGTTTCGCTAACGTGTTGTACCCAACACCCGCGTCATTGCCTTAACAAACGCTTATAAATGAGCCTCTCCTTCTCTGAACAGAACGAGAGGCTTTTTTTATCTCTGACCCTCTTCAGAGGCTCTCCGCCTGCCACTTCCCCTGA
This genomic window from Pantoea sp. Lij88 contains:
- the lrhA gene encoding transcriptional regulator LrhA gives rise to the protein MTNANRPILNLDLDLLRTFVAVADLNTFAAAAAAVCRTQSAVSQQMQRLEQLVGKELFARHGRNKLLTEHGIQLLGYARKILRFNDEACTSLMYSNIQGVLTIGASDDTSDTILPFLLNRVTSVYPKLAIDVRVKRNPFMMEMLNQGEVDLVVTTSSPGNFTYQVLRTSPTLWYCAADYIFQRGEAIPLVLLDEPSPYRDMAIDHLNEAGIPWRISYVASTLAAVRAAVKAGLGVTARPVEMMSPELRVMGAAEGLPVLPDTQYLLCRNPDSDNELALAIFNAMQSTNDPYNLSNNPDGTLLLDDEE
- a CDS encoding pyridoxal phosphate-dependent aminotransferase, which codes for MTFQIDKSGKLDNVCYDIRGPVLKEAKRLEEEGNKVLKLNIGNPAPFGFEAPDEILVDVIRNLPSSQGYCDSKGLYSARKAIMQHYQARDMRDVTVEDIYIGNGVSELIVQAMQALLNSGDEMLVPAPDYPLWTAAVSLSSGKAVHYLCDESAGWFPDLDDIRSKITPRTRGIVIINPNNPTGAVYSKELLLEVVEIARQHNLIIFADEIYDKILYDDAQHHCIAALAPDLLTVTFNGLSKTYRVAGFRQGWMVLNGPKKHAKGYIEGLEMLASMRLCANVPAQHAIQTALGGYQSISEFIMPGGRLYEQRQRAWELINDIPGVSCMKPQGALYMFPKIDAKKFNIFDDQKMVLDFLLQEKVLLVQGSAFNWPWPDHLRIVTLPRVDDLEMAINKFGRFLQGYRQ